The following proteins come from a genomic window of Nitrospira sp.:
- a CDS encoding Mobile element protein, with amino-acid sequence MTLFAALNYLEGKIVSMLAEKHRHQEWLKFLKRIDRETPAGLELHLIADNYATHKHADVQKWLAKHKRFHMHFTPTSASWMNLVERFFRDLTVDVVREGSFKHVKELGDQILAYLAERNAQPTRYVWKAKGEEILRKIHRARQVLTV; translated from the coding sequence GTGACTCTGTTTGCCGCGCTCAATTATCTGGAAGGCAAGATCGTGTCGATGCTCGCAGAGAAACACCGCCATCAGGAATGGCTGAAGTTTCTCAAACGGATCGATCGCGAAACGCCCGCGGGGTTAGAGCTGCATCTGATTGCCGACAACTACGCTACGCACAAGCATGCGGACGTCCAAAAGTGGTTGGCCAAGCACAAGAGGTTTCATATGCACTTCACGCCGACATCGGCGTCGTGGATGAACCTGGTCGAACGCTTTTTCCGAGACCTCACCGTCGACGTCGTGCGAGAGGGGAGCTTTAAGCACGTCAAGGAACTCGGCGACCAGATTCTGGCGTACCTAGCCGAACGAAATGCACAACCAACGCGCTACGTCTGGAAAGCCAAGGGGGAAGAGATCCTCCGCAAGATTCACCGAGCCAGGCAGGTGCTGACTGTATAG
- a CDS encoding Mobile element protein — protein MVLSETDRATLGRMSRMGKAAQRDVLRARIILLTAAGGSDLAVAEQLRINRHTVRLWRQRFAEKGLEGLTDTPGRGRKPILTHGVTESILTGAVQPPPNRTRWSCRSMAKAHKVSKSTVQRLWSKNDIKPHVTRTFKISTDPRFEEKFWDVIGCTWILLTRRWCSAATRKVSARRSSAPSLAYHWEWGTSRQPPMTISGTAR, from the coding sequence GTGGTGTTGAGCGAGACGGACCGGGCCACGCTGGGGCGAATGAGTCGGATGGGAAAGGCCGCGCAACGGGATGTCCTGCGGGCGCGGATCATCCTCCTGACAGCCGCGGGCGGGTCGGATCTGGCGGTGGCTGAGCAGTTGCGGATCAACAGACACACGGTGCGGTTGTGGCGGCAACGGTTCGCCGAGAAGGGACTGGAGGGGTTAACCGATACACCGGGCCGTGGCCGTAAGCCAATTCTCACCCACGGCGTGACCGAGTCGATTCTGACAGGGGCCGTGCAACCGCCACCAAATCGCACGCGATGGAGTTGTCGGTCGATGGCCAAGGCCCACAAGGTCTCCAAGAGCACGGTCCAACGCCTCTGGTCAAAGAACGACATCAAGCCGCACGTGACGAGAACATTCAAGATCTCCACCGATCCGCGATTCGAAGAAAAGTTCTGGGATGTGATCGGCTGTACTTGGATCCTCCTGACAAGGCGCTGGTGCTCTGCTGCGACGAGAAAAGTCAGTGCCAGGCGATCGAGCGCACCCAGCCTGGCTTACCACTGGGAGTGGGGCACATCAAGACAGCCACCCATGACTATATCCGGCACGGCACGGTGA